Within the Bacillota bacterium genome, the region TTTCAAGCGCGTCCTGCGCAACTTTGTGAGCTGTTTCAAAGCTTCCCTGTACAAGACGGACACATTCGCCGTTTTTTATATCGATTGCAGGTATTATTATCATTTTGAAAGTTCTCCGAAATTCTTTAAAATCATAAGCCCGACTTCCCCGCTCTTCTCGGGGTGGAACTGGGTGCCGAACACATATCCGTTCTGAACCGCCGCCGTGATTTTTCCGCCGTAATCGGTTACTGAAGTCAGATTATCTTTATTTGATAAAACAGCGTGATATGAATGCACGAAATAGACATATTCCCCGCCTGTAAAGCCTTTTAATATTGGGGTGTCCTTTGTAATCTCAAGGCTGTTCCATCCCATATGGGGGATTTTTAAGCCCGGAGCGCTTGGTATCTTTAAAACGTTTCCGGAAATAAGGTGAAGCCCTTCGGTTATCCCAAACTCTTCGCTTTGATCGAACAGCATCTGCATACCAAGACATATGCCGAGAAACGGCTTTTTTAATGCCTGCTCTTTTAGGAAGTCTATGATGCCGTGATTTTTAAGCTCTCTCATTGCGTCGGGGAACGCGCCGACACCGGGCAGGATTATCGCATCAGCTTTTTCAAGCTCTTTTTTGTCGCCTGTGACCTTGCTTTCGTAACCGAGGTGTTTTAGCGCGCCTGTAACACTGTATAGATTTCCGACATTATAGTCAACAATCGCAATCATTGTATTCTCCTTAAAGCAGACCTTTTGTAGAGGGCAAGACGTCGCCGGTGTTCGGGGTCAGCGCCTCGCGGATCGCCCTTGCCACAGCTTTGAAAAGCGCCTCGATCATATGGTGACCGTTTGAACCGTAAATCATTTTGGTATGCAGAGTGAGCCCTGCATTGATTGTGAAAGCACGGAAAAATTCAAGGAAAAGTTCGGAGTCCATATCCCCTGTTTTGCTGTCCCCAATGTGACAGTCATAGACAAGATACGGTCTGCCGCTGATATCGACTGCCGCAAAAGACAGCGCCTCATCCATCGGAACAAAAAAGCTTCCAAAGCGCTTTACATTTTTATTCTGTGAAAAAATCTGAGCAAACACCTGACCTAGCACAATGCCTGTATCCTCAACGGTATGATGCTGATCTACCTCAAGATCGCCTTTGACATGTCCTGTAATGTCGAACCCGCCGTGCATAGCAAAGGATGAAAGCATATGGTCAAAAAAAGCTATGCCGGTTTCGATTGTAAATTTTCCCGAACCGTCGGCGCAGAGGTTTATTTCTATATCTGTTTCTTTAGTCTTTCTTGCAATCGAAGCTGATCTGTTCAATTAACTTTCCCCTTTATTTAACAATTGCGCTGAATGCTTTATAAAATGCGCTGTTTTCCTTTGTGCTGCCTGCTGTTATCCGCAGAAATCCGCCCATATTTCTGACGCAGACGCTTTGGTTTAAAAGGGCGTCATATATTTTCCCTGCTTTCTCAGATTCAACAAGTACAAAATTTGTAAGCGTTGGTATCACTTTATATAGAATAACAGATGATTTTGAAAGCATGGATAGTTTCTGCTCAAGCCGTTTTTTTCCGGCCATTATCCTTATACGGATGGCTGCGGCAATCTCATGGTTGTCAAGAATTATTTCGCCTGCAGCCTGAGAAAGCGAATTTACGTTGAATGGGGATTTGACTTTTTTGATTGCGTCTATAAAGTCTTTTTGTGCAACGGCAAAACCGATTCTTACCGCGGCGGCGCCAAAATCTTTTGAAAGCGTTTTAAGTATGATGACATTCGGCAGGTTTTCTATCTCTGGAATGATGCTTTCATTCCAGAAATCCATATATGCCTCGTCAACAACCACAAGGCAGTCGACATTTTTAACGAAATCAAGCACTTTTTCGCGCTTAAGCCCCTGCCCCGTCGGGTTGCAGGGATTTGAAAATATCACAAGCCGGATATTTTCTTTTGATATGGTTTTTTCAGCTTTCTTTAAATCTATCTGCAGATTTTCATCTTTTTTTAAAGTGATGTTTACTGCGCCCCGTTCTTCCGCGTAAAAAGCATACATCGAGAAATCCGGCGTAAAAGTGAGAATTTTGTCGCCATCATTCAAAAATGAATTGATTATAAGTGAAATAAGCTCGTCTGACCCGTTTCCCGCAACGACATTATAATCATTTACCCCGTAGCACTTAGCATACTTTGAACATAATTTTTGTGCATATGGATCTGGGTATCGGTTAAATTCTATAGAAGCAATACTTTTTTGGATATCCTTTTGAAGATGCCAAGAAAGATTTGCATAGCTCTCGTTTGCATCAAGTTTTACATCATAGATATTTTCAGTGGGAGTGTATGGCTCAATGCGGTTTATTTTCTCCGGTATATATTTGTTCATTGTCCTTCACCCTAACTTTAATTGAATTTGCATGTGCGTCAAGTCCCTCAGATGCCGCAAAACGCATGACATCCTTTGAGATTCCGTCAAGTGCATTTTTGTCATAATATAAATACGAAGATTTTTTAATAAAACAGTCTACTGAAAGCGGAGACGAAAAGCGAGCGGTGCCGCTGGTCGGAAGCACATGGTTTGGCCCTGCCATATAATCACCGAGTGGTTCCGGAGCGTTTTCACCGAGAAAAATGGAGCCTGCATTTTTGATTTCCGGCAAAATCACAAACGGTTCTTTTACCATCAGTTCAAGATGCTCGGGTGAGATTTCATTTGCAAGCCGGACACAGTCGTCAAGATCAGAACAAACAATAATGGCACCGTAATCCTTAAGTGATTTTTCGATATATTCTGCTCTCGGCAGAGTTTCTATCTGTTTTTTTAGTTCCAGCGTTACAGCTTTTGCCTGCTTTTCGGACAGGCATAAAAGAACGGATGATGCAAGCACGTCATGTTCAGCCTGGGACATCATATCAGCCGCAAGATAAGCCGGATCGGCGCTTTCATCAGCGACTATGAGAATTTCGCTAGGTCCTGCTATCATATCGATTTTCACTTTGCCGAATACGAGCTTTTTAGCTGTTGCGACGAAGATATTTCCGGGGCCGACGATAACATCAACCTTCGGGATAGATTCAGTGCCGTATGCAAGGGCGGCGATTGCCTGAGCCCCTCCGACTTTATAAATTTTATCTATGCCGGCAACTTCAGCCGCCATAAGAATATTTGCGGGCACTGTTCCGTCTTTGCCCGGCGGAGTGACCATGACTATTTCGCTGACGCCCGCGACTTTAGCCGGAATAGCGTTCATCAGGACGCTTGACGGATATGCCGCCGTGCCTCCCGGCACATATATGCCAGCTCTCTCAAGCGGACGGATTATCTGACCGCAGACGACCCCGTCTTCATCTATCCTGTATCCTGTCTGCTTTTGCTTTTCGTGGAATTTAGTAATGTTTTCTGCGGCGCGGCGCATTACCTCGACAAGCTCAGGGTCGACAGAGCGGCGTGCATTTTCAAATTCGGAATGGGTCACCTCAAGTGATAAAAGATCGACTCCGTCAAAACGCTTTGTATATTCATAAAGCGCAGCGTCCCCGTCTTTTTCAACCTGTTCGATTATCTTTTCGACTTTTCTGAGTATATCTCCGCCGATAGCGGCGCTTCTCTTGTTAAGACGCTCCATAAATTCACGTTCATCTTTGCCGCCGCTTTTCAAAATTCTTAAATTCATTTTTAAACCTCTGTCTAAAGTGACGCTTTCATATCTTCTACAAGCGTCAGAATCTCATTTTTCTTAATTTTCATGCTAGCGATATTCACAATGAGGCGAGCGGAAACCGGAGCGATTTTCTCGTAAACAACAAGTCCGTTCTCCTTAAGCGTTGTGCCTGTTTCAACAATATCGACGATTGCATCCGCAAGCCCTAATATAGGCGCAAGTTCGACTGAACCTTCGATTTTAATGATTTCTACATCCATGTTCCTTTTTGAAAAATAGGTTTCTGCGACCTTTGGGTATTTCGATGCAACCACTTTATGCCCAAAGCCGGAGAAAAAGTCTTTTCCCTTGAGCCCCGCAAGAGCAAAATTGCATTTGCCGAAACCCAGATCCATTATCTCGTAAAAAGACGCTCCATGCTCCATAATGGTATCCTTGCCGACAACGCCTATATCGCAGACGCCGTGCTCAACGTAAGTTATGACATCCGGGGATTTGGCAAGCACGACTT harbors:
- the hisH gene encoding imidazole glycerol phosphate synthase subunit HisH gives rise to the protein MIAIVDYNVGNLYSVTGALKHLGYESKVTGDKKELEKADAIILPGVGAFPDAMRELKNHGIIDFLKEQALKKPFLGICLGMQMLFDQSEEFGITEGLHLISGNVLKIPSAPGLKIPHMGWNSLEITKDTPILKGFTGGEYVYFVHSYHAVLSNKDNLTSVTDYGGKITAAVQNGYVFGTQFHPEKSGEVGLMILKNFGELSK
- the hisB gene encoding imidazoleglycerol-phosphate dehydratase HisB yields the protein MNRSASIARKTKETDIEINLCADGSGKFTIETGIAFFDHMLSSFAMHGGFDITGHVKGDLEVDQHHTVEDTGIVLGQVFAQIFSQNKNVKRFGSFFVPMDEALSFAAVDISGRPYLVYDCHIGDSKTGDMDSELFLEFFRAFTINAGLTLHTKMIYGSNGHHMIEALFKAVARAIREALTPNTGDVLPSTKGLL
- the hisC gene encoding histidinol-phosphate transaminase, giving the protein MNKYIPEKINRIEPYTPTENIYDVKLDANESYANLSWHLQKDIQKSIASIEFNRYPDPYAQKLCSKYAKCYGVNDYNVVAGNGSDELISLIINSFLNDGDKILTFTPDFSMYAFYAEERGAVNITLKKDENLQIDLKKAEKTISKENIRLVIFSNPCNPTGQGLKREKVLDFVKNVDCLVVVDEAYMDFWNESIIPEIENLPNVIILKTLSKDFGAAAVRIGFAVAQKDFIDAIKKVKSPFNVNSLSQAAGEIILDNHEIAAAIRIRIMAGKKRLEQKLSMLSKSSVILYKVIPTLTNFVLVESEKAGKIYDALLNQSVCVRNMGGFLRITAGSTKENSAFYKAFSAIVK
- the hisD gene encoding histidinol dehydrogenase produces the protein MNLRILKSGGKDEREFMERLNKRSAAIGGDILRKVEKIIEQVEKDGDAALYEYTKRFDGVDLLSLEVTHSEFENARRSVDPELVEVMRRAAENITKFHEKQKQTGYRIDEDGVVCGQIIRPLERAGIYVPGGTAAYPSSVLMNAIPAKVAGVSEIVMVTPPGKDGTVPANILMAAEVAGIDKIYKVGGAQAIAALAYGTESIPKVDVIVGPGNIFVATAKKLVFGKVKIDMIAGPSEILIVADESADPAYLAADMMSQAEHDVLASSVLLCLSEKQAKAVTLELKKQIETLPRAEYIEKSLKDYGAIIVCSDLDDCVRLANEISPEHLELMVKEPFVILPEIKNAGSIFLGENAPEPLGDYMAGPNHVLPTSGTARFSSPLSVDCFIKKSSYLYYDKNALDGISKDVMRFAASEGLDAHANSIKVRVKDNEQIYTGENKPH
- the hisG gene encoding ATP phosphoribosyltransferase, producing MKKLRIALTKGRLEQATVALFKKMGYNVDELENKGRKLILNMPPKPIEVVLAKSPDVITYVEHGVCDIGVVGKDTIMEHGASFYEIMDLGFGKCNFALAGLKGKDFFSGFGHKVVASKYPKVAETYFSKRNMDVEIIKIEGSVELAPILGLADAIVDIVETGTTLKENGLVVYEKIAPVSARLIVNIASMKIKKNEILTLVEDMKASL